The following proteins come from a genomic window of Corallococcus sp. NCRR:
- a CDS encoding 2Fe-2S iron-sulfur cluster-binding protein translates to MRRLPDATPRGRAITVDLEGESIPAIEGEPVACSLIAAGENVLSRSVKYHRPRGPYCFSAACSHCLMRVDGLPNVYTCRTPAKEGMRLERQNAYPSAKVDIFETIDWFFPKRLDHHEMFAGVPVAEDVMARVARQLAGLGLLPREAGPEPLPPRTFHTTVAVVGGGAAGLEAARVLAGKGVPFMLFERDANLGGRLAHGAPEDNAPFVPEATAFPQGSVVRGATVIGLYDDEHGRYLAVASQEASNLRLLKVYAKRFLLTVGGHPPTLPFENNDLPGVIAGRAASLLLRKHDVAPQVAALVGHGPELHALAHLFTQRGVEVAAVVDLKGPLPANAHPKAVVGDGLKAHGLRGVTALSFTPQGGRKQKVSCDAVVVSVPVAPGFELARQGGAKVEFDADAGHFKVEADADGRTQAADVFVAGDVAKVGTAKDAAAMGARAAQALMGGLS, encoded by the coding sequence ATGCGACGCCTCCCAGACGCAACCCCGCGCGGCAGGGCCATCACCGTGGACCTCGAGGGCGAGAGCATCCCCGCCATCGAAGGCGAGCCGGTGGCGTGCTCCCTCATCGCCGCGGGCGAGAACGTCCTCTCCCGCTCCGTGAAGTACCACCGCCCGCGCGGGCCGTACTGCTTCTCCGCGGCCTGCTCGCACTGCCTCATGCGCGTGGACGGGCTGCCCAACGTCTACACCTGCCGCACCCCCGCGAAGGAGGGCATGCGGCTGGAGCGGCAGAACGCGTACCCGTCCGCGAAGGTGGACATCTTCGAGACCATCGACTGGTTCTTCCCCAAGCGCCTGGACCACCACGAGATGTTCGCGGGCGTGCCGGTGGCGGAGGACGTGATGGCGCGCGTGGCCCGGCAGCTGGCCGGCCTGGGCCTGTTGCCCAGGGAAGCCGGCCCGGAGCCCCTGCCCCCTCGCACCTTCCACACCACCGTCGCGGTGGTGGGCGGCGGCGCGGCAGGCCTGGAGGCGGCGCGGGTGCTCGCCGGCAAGGGCGTGCCGTTCATGCTCTTCGAGCGCGACGCGAACCTGGGCGGACGGCTGGCCCACGGCGCCCCGGAGGACAACGCGCCCTTCGTGCCGGAGGCCACCGCGTTCCCGCAGGGCAGCGTGGTGCGCGGCGCCACCGTCATCGGCCTGTATGACGACGAGCACGGCCGCTACCTGGCGGTCGCGTCGCAGGAGGCCTCCAACCTGCGGCTGCTCAAGGTCTACGCGAAGCGCTTCCTGCTCACGGTGGGCGGCCATCCCCCCACCCTCCCCTTCGAGAACAACGACCTGCCCGGCGTCATCGCGGGCCGCGCGGCGAGCCTGCTGTTGCGCAAGCACGACGTGGCGCCCCAGGTCGCGGCGCTGGTGGGCCACGGCCCGGAGCTGCACGCGCTGGCGCACCTGTTCACCCAGCGCGGCGTGGAGGTGGCGGCGGTGGTGGACCTGAAGGGCCCGCTGCCCGCGAACGCGCACCCGAAGGCCGTCGTGGGTGACGGGCTCAAGGCGCACGGCCTGCGCGGCGTGACGGCCCTGAGCTTCACGCCCCAGGGCGGACGCAAGCAGAAGGTGTCGTGCGACGCGGTGGTGGTGTCCGTGCCGGTGGCGCCGGGCTTCGAGCTGGCGCGCCAGGGCGGCGCGAAGGTGGAGTTCGACGCGGACGCGGGCCATTTCAAGGTCGAGGCGGACGCGGACGGGCGCACGCAGGCGGCGGACGTGTTCGTCGCGGGCGACGTGGCGAAGGTGGGCACGGCGAAGGACGCCGCGGCCATGGGCGCGCGCGCGGCGCAGGCGCTGATGGGAGGGCTGTCATGA